In Cryptomeria japonica chromosome 10, Sugi_1.0, whole genome shotgun sequence, a genomic segment contains:
- the LOC131071481 gene encoding uncharacterized protein LOC131071481, whose translation MAPFHALYGRPCQTPLSWDQLEDRVHLGPDMLRDMEQQVVSIREQLVATQDWQNKYVDVHRVDRQFSIDDRVFLRVHLWKSPIRYRKGSNLALSFVGSFEILERICPIAYRLSLLPSLSCIHDVFHVLILHQYHPNISHILDWTALLVEDGQLALEPVGVLEHRHQVLRGRDIE comes from the coding sequence ATGGCTCCCTTTCATGCATTATATGGTCGTCCTTGTCAGACTCCCTTGAGTTGGGACCAATTAGAGGATAGAGTGCATTTGGGTCCGGATATGCTTagagatatggagcagcaggtggtgAGCATCAGAGAGCAATTAGTGGCGACGCAGGATTGGCAAAATAAGTATGTCGACGTGCATAGGGTGGATCGTCAGTTCTCGATCGATGATCGAGTATTTCTACGTGTACATCTAtggaagagtccaatccgttacaggAAGGGCTCTAATCTTGCACTGAGTTTTGTTGGCTCGTTTGAGATTCTAGAGAGGATTTGCCCTATTGCCTATCGATTGTCGTTGTTGCCTAGTCTCTCATGCATTCATGATGTTTTCCATGTTTTAATTCTTCATCAATATCATCCTAATATTTCTCACATTCTTGATTGGACTGCTCTACTGGTCGAGGATGGGCAGCTAGCTCTAGAGCCCGTGGGCGTTCTGGAGCACAGGCATCAGGTTCTCAGAGGTAGAGATATTGAGTAG